A window of the Falco rusticolus isolate bFalRus1 chromosome 1, bFalRus1.pri, whole genome shotgun sequence genome harbors these coding sequences:
- the BHLHA9 gene encoding class A basic helix-loop-helix protein 9: MSAAAMGIGMAPEPDSSEEELEVGGTTQACYRQGLWVPQGREVSTCLGDREGMKVRKRSRPVRSKARRMAANVRERKRILDYNQAFNALRLALKHDLGGKRLSKIATLRRAINRITALSLSLHGAGCCWPCAHSECRSGAGVPAQEPGVKASSPQLPWVPSSAGTASLQHCPPSPLYVGFSPERQFHRYESPKEDRSMPSPAYCSSGTHRPGLRGACQQRYTGSLQDPLAGAVPWQVGYCQSWGHQQCLPIH, from the coding sequence ATGTCCGCAGCAGCCATGGGGATAGGGATGGCACCAGAGCCCGACAGCTCGGAAGAGGAGCTGGAAGTGGGGGGCACAACCCAAGCGTGCTACAGGCAGGGTCTGTGGGTCCCCCAGGGCAGGGAAGTATCCACCTGCCTGGGGGACCGCGAAGGGATgaaggtgaggaagaggagccgGCCGGTGCGCTCCAAGGCCAGGAGGATGGCTGCCAACGTCCGAGAGCGCAAGAGGATCCTGGACTACAACCAAGCCTTCAACGCCCTGCGGCTGGCCCTCAAACATGACCTTGGTGGCAAAAGGCTTTCTAAAATCGCTACCCTCCGGCGAGCCATCAACAGGATCACAgctctgtccctgtccctgcacgGCGCcgggtgctgctggccctgcgCCCACTCCGAGTGCCGCAGTGGGGCCGGGGTCCCTGCGCAGGAGCCGGGGGTGAaggccagcagcccccagctcccctgggtGCCCAGTTCCGCAGGCACTGCCAGCTTGCAGCACTGCCCTCCATCCCCTCTCTACGTTGGCTTTTCCCCGGAGAGGCAATTCCATCGCTACGAGAGCCCAAAGGAGGATCGCTCCATGCCCAGCCCTGCCTATTGCTCCAGCGGGACTCACCGCCCTGGGCTCCGAGGCGCCTGCCAGCAGAGGTACACGGGCAGCCTGCAAGACCCCCTGGCCGGGGCAGTCCCCTGGCAGGTGGGCTATTGCCAGAGCTGGGGGCACCAGCAGTGCCTCCCCATCCACTGA